The following proteins come from a genomic window of Rattus norvegicus strain BN/NHsdMcwi chromosome 8, GRCr8, whole genome shotgun sequence:
- the Cep63 gene encoding centrosomal protein of 63 kDa isoform X5, which yields MEKYEELKRMEGHNNEYRTEIKKLKEQILQADQTYSSALEGMKTEISQLTRELHQRDITIASAKCSSSDMERQLKAEMQKAEEKAVEHKEILSQLESLRLENRRLSETVMKLELGLHEAKEISLADLQENYIEALNKLVSENQQLQKDLMSTKSQLEHATHMCKKKDGRIFNPAHSRTVGFKNAELKPTHGQHRHDGIKTEQYKTGHHSPRGQTLDSIDPVARGPSPLSCHISPGSSTISLPSNSVCQARSLPSMLDINDANFSDNLSDCANDQEEFVSSCSMPVSPLGLIATRFLEEEELRSHHILERLDAHIEELKRESEKTVRQFTALV from the exons ATGGAGAAGTACGAAGAGCTGAAGAGGATGGAAGGGCATAACAATGAGTACCGGACAGAGATAAAGAAG CTGAAGGAACAGATTCTGCAGGCTGATCAGACTTACAGCTCTGCCCTGGAAGGAATGAAGACGGAAATCTCCCAGCTAACCCGGGAGTTGCACCAGCGAGATATCACTATTGCTTCTGCCAAGTGTTCCTCCTCAGACATGGAAAGGCAGCTGAAGGCAGAGATGCAGAAGGCGGAAGAAAAGGCCGTAGAGCATAAG GAGATTCTGAGTCAGCTGGAATCTCTCAGATTAGAAAATCGCCGTCTCTCTGAAACAGTGATGAAGCTGGAACTGGGCTTGCACGAG gcAAAAGAGATTTCACTAGCAGACCTTCAGGAGAATTATATTGAGGCATTAAATAAATTAGTGTCTGAAAATCAACAACTACAGAAAGATCTGATGAGCACCAAATCTCAGCTGGAGCATGCTACTCACATGTGCAAAAAAAAAGATGGCAGGATCTTTAACCCAGCACACAGCAGAACAGTCGGGTTCAAGAATGCAGAACTTAA GCCAACCCATGGCCAGCACAGACATGATGGAATAAAGACTGAGCAGTACAAAACAGGTCACCACTCGCCTCGAGGACAAACGTTGGATAGCATAGACCCCGTGGCCAGGGGCCCCAGCCCCCTGAGTTGTCACATCAGCCCCGGCAGCTCCACCATCTCTCTGCCTTCCAACTCTGTATGTCAGGCTCGCTCTTTGCCTTCAATGCTAGATATAAATGATGCCAACTTTTCTGACAATCTGTCTGACTGTGCGAATGACCAAGAAGAGTTTGTATCTTCG TGCTCGATGCCCGTCTCTCCACTGGGATTGATAGCTACCAGGTTTCTAGAAGAGGAGGAGCTGAGGTCTCACCACATTCTAGAGCGCCTGGACGCCCACATTGAAGAACtgaaaagagagagtgagaagaCGGTGAGGCAGTTCACAGCCCTCGTGTAG